The proteins below come from a single Microtus ochrogaster isolate Prairie Vole_2 chromosome 22, MicOch1.0, whole genome shotgun sequence genomic window:
- the Fsd1 gene encoding fibronectin type III and SPRY domain-containing protein 1 isoform X2, with translation MLLNVEANSAKVQEDLEAEFQSLTSVLEELKESMLMKIKQDRASRTYELQNQLAACTRALESSEELLETANQTLQAADSEDFPQAAKQIKDGVTMAPAFRLSLKAKVSDNMSHLMVDFAQERQMLQTLKFLPVPSAPIIDLAESLVADNCVTLVWRLPDEDSKIDHYVLEYRKTNFEGPPRLKEDHPWMVVEGLRHTEHTLTGLKFDMKYMNFRVKACNKAVAGEFSEPVTLETPAFMFRLDGSTSHQNLRVEDLSVEWDAMGGKVQDIKAREKEGKGRTASPVNSPARGTPSPKRMSSGRGGRDRFTAESYTVLGDTLIDGGEHYWEVHFEPDSKAFGLGVAYRSLGRFEQLGKTAASWCLHANNWLQASFTAKHANKIKVLDSPVPDCLGVHCDFHQGLLSFYNARTKQLLHTFKAKFTQPLLPAFTVWCGSFQVTTGLQVPSAVRCLQKRGSATSSSNTSLT, from the exons ATGCTGCTGAACGTAGAG GCAAACTCAGCCAAGGTGCAGGAGGACCTGGAAGCTGAGTTCCAGTCCCTCACATCAGTGCTGGAAGAGCTGAAGGAATCCATGTTGATGAAGATCAAGCAGGACAGGGCCAGCCGCACCTATGAGCTGCAG AACCAGCTAGCCGCCTGCACTCGGGCCCTGGAGAGCTCTGAGGAGCTCCTGGAGACAGCCAACCAGACCTTGCAGGCCGCAGACAGCGAGGATTTCCCTCAG GCCGCCAAGCAAATCAAAGATGG TGTGACCATGGCCCCTGCCTTCCGACTGTCGCTCAAAGCCAAGGTCAGTGACAATATGAGTCACCTCATGGTGGACTTTGCACAGGAACGGCAAATGCTGCAGACCCTTAAGTTCCTGCCTG TGCCAAGTGCCCCCATCATTGACCTGGCGGAGTCCCTGGTGGCCGATAACTGCGTGACCCTGGTGTGGCGCCTGCCCGACGAGGACAGCAAGATTGACCACTACGTGCTGGAGTACCGCAAGACCAATTTTGAGGGTCCACCCCGCCTCAAGGAGGATCACCCCTGGATGGTCGTCGAGGGCCTACGGCACACTGAGCACACCTTGACAG GTCTCAAGTTTGACATGAAATACATGAACTTCCGTGTGAAGGCTTGTAACAAGGCGGTGGCTGGTGAATTCTCCGAACCGGTGACCTTAGAGACGCCAG CATTCATGTTCCGCCTGGACGGGTCCACATCTCACCAGAACCTGCGAGTAGAGGACCTCTCCGTTGAGTGGGACGCCATGGGCGGGAAGGTCCAAGATATCAAGGCTCGAGAGAAAGAGGGCAAGGGCCGGACAGCATCCCCTGTCAATTCCCCAGCCAG AGGAACTCCATCTCCCAAGAGGATGTCTTCAGGTCGTGGGGGACGGGACCGCTTCACAGCTGAGTCTTACACGGTGCTGG GGGACACGCTGATTGACGGTGGGGAACACTACTGGGAGGTGCACTTTGAACCGGACAGCAAGGCCTTTGGCCTGGGTGTAGCCTACCGCAGCCTGGGCCGCTTTGAGCAGCTGGGCAAGACAGCCGCGTCCTGGTGTCTGCATGCCAACAACTGGCTGCAGGCCAGCTTCACCGCCAAGCATGCCAACAAGATCAAAGTGCTGGACAGCCCTGTGCCCGATTGCCTGGGCGTACACTGCGACTTCCACCAAG GCCTCCTGTCTTTCTACAATGCCCGAACCAAACAGCTCCTGCACACCTTCAAGGCCAAGTTCACACAGCCCCTGCTTCCAGCTTTCACT GTGTGGTGTGGAAGCTTCCAGGTGACCACAGGCCTGCAGGTCCCCAGTGCTGTGCGCTGCCTACAGAAGCGGGGTAGTGCCACCAGCAGTTCCAACACCAGCCTCACCTAG
- the Fsd1 gene encoding fibronectin type III and SPRY domain-containing protein 1 isoform X1, with amino-acid sequence MEDQREALRKIITTLAVKNEETQTFIYSLKQMLLNVEANSAKVQEDLEAEFQSLTSVLEELKESMLMKIKQDRASRTYELQNQLAACTRALESSEELLETANQTLQAADSEDFPQAAKQIKDGVTMAPAFRLSLKAKVSDNMSHLMVDFAQERQMLQTLKFLPVPSAPIIDLAESLVADNCVTLVWRLPDEDSKIDHYVLEYRKTNFEGPPRLKEDHPWMVVEGLRHTEHTLTGLKFDMKYMNFRVKACNKAVAGEFSEPVTLETPAFMFRLDGSTSHQNLRVEDLSVEWDAMGGKVQDIKAREKEGKGRTASPVNSPARGTPSPKRMSSGRGGRDRFTAESYTVLGDTLIDGGEHYWEVHFEPDSKAFGLGVAYRSLGRFEQLGKTAASWCLHANNWLQASFTAKHANKIKVLDSPVPDCLGVHCDFHQGLLSFYNARTKQLLHTFKAKFTQPLLPAFTVWCGSFQVTTGLQVPSAVRCLQKRGSATSSSNTSLT; translated from the exons GAAGCACTGAGAAAAATCATCACCACCCTGGCCGTGAAGAACGAGGAGACGCAGACCTTCATCTACTCCCTGAAGCAGATGCTGCTGAACGTAGAG GCAAACTCAGCCAAGGTGCAGGAGGACCTGGAAGCTGAGTTCCAGTCCCTCACATCAGTGCTGGAAGAGCTGAAGGAATCCATGTTGATGAAGATCAAGCAGGACAGGGCCAGCCGCACCTATGAGCTGCAG AACCAGCTAGCCGCCTGCACTCGGGCCCTGGAGAGCTCTGAGGAGCTCCTGGAGACAGCCAACCAGACCTTGCAGGCCGCAGACAGCGAGGATTTCCCTCAG GCCGCCAAGCAAATCAAAGATGG TGTGACCATGGCCCCTGCCTTCCGACTGTCGCTCAAAGCCAAGGTCAGTGACAATATGAGTCACCTCATGGTGGACTTTGCACAGGAACGGCAAATGCTGCAGACCCTTAAGTTCCTGCCTG TGCCAAGTGCCCCCATCATTGACCTGGCGGAGTCCCTGGTGGCCGATAACTGCGTGACCCTGGTGTGGCGCCTGCCCGACGAGGACAGCAAGATTGACCACTACGTGCTGGAGTACCGCAAGACCAATTTTGAGGGTCCACCCCGCCTCAAGGAGGATCACCCCTGGATGGTCGTCGAGGGCCTACGGCACACTGAGCACACCTTGACAG GTCTCAAGTTTGACATGAAATACATGAACTTCCGTGTGAAGGCTTGTAACAAGGCGGTGGCTGGTGAATTCTCCGAACCGGTGACCTTAGAGACGCCAG CATTCATGTTCCGCCTGGACGGGTCCACATCTCACCAGAACCTGCGAGTAGAGGACCTCTCCGTTGAGTGGGACGCCATGGGCGGGAAGGTCCAAGATATCAAGGCTCGAGAGAAAGAGGGCAAGGGCCGGACAGCATCCCCTGTCAATTCCCCAGCCAG AGGAACTCCATCTCCCAAGAGGATGTCTTCAGGTCGTGGGGGACGGGACCGCTTCACAGCTGAGTCTTACACGGTGCTGG GGGACACGCTGATTGACGGTGGGGAACACTACTGGGAGGTGCACTTTGAACCGGACAGCAAGGCCTTTGGCCTGGGTGTAGCCTACCGCAGCCTGGGCCGCTTTGAGCAGCTGGGCAAGACAGCCGCGTCCTGGTGTCTGCATGCCAACAACTGGCTGCAGGCCAGCTTCACCGCCAAGCATGCCAACAAGATCAAAGTGCTGGACAGCCCTGTGCCCGATTGCCTGGGCGTACACTGCGACTTCCACCAAG GCCTCCTGTCTTTCTACAATGCCCGAACCAAACAGCTCCTGCACACCTTCAAGGCCAAGTTCACACAGCCCCTGCTTCCAGCTTTCACT GTGTGGTGTGGAAGCTTCCAGGTGACCACAGGCCTGCAGGTCCCCAGTGCTGTGCGCTGCCTACAGAAGCGGGGTAGTGCCACCAGCAGTTCCAACACCAGCCTCACCTAG